AAAGGCCGCGCACGCATCAGCGCGTCCAGTCGCGCGACGGCTTGGCCGCGCTCCAGGAAGCGGCCAAGATCGAAGGCGGTACGGGCGGGCGTCGCAATAGGGATGGCCGACGAGGTGAACTCGTCGTCTGCGATCCGCTCGTTGCGGGCCACCATGCCGGCCGGCGGTCGCGTGTTGTTGTATAGCAGCTCAATGTCTAGGTCGGCATCGACCCAGTCCGCGCCGTGCAACGCTGACGCCGCGACACCGGTGATGATGCCTGCTCGCTTCGACCACAACCACGCCCCTGTCGCGCGATCGGCGAGCGACAGGTCGTGCCATCTAGGCGCGTACACGTTCGGATAGATCGGCCGATACCACCGCGCGAGCTCGTGCCGGGTCACCGTGCCGCGCGCGACGGCTTCGGTGCCGATGAATACCTCCCCCATGGCGAGATACTGCAGACCCGTACCGACATCGCCTGCGAAACTGTATTCCAGCAGACCATCACTCGAACTTCGCCTGCTGGAATACAGTTTCGGCGAACGGAGTCCGTAGGGTGGGCGCCATGAGTCAATGGACCGCCGCCGACCTGCCGTCCTTCGCCGGACGGACCGTCATCGTCACCGGAGCCAACAGCGGCCTGGGCCTGATCACCGCCCGTGAACTGGCCGGCGTCGGGGCCAAGACGATTCTCGCCGTGCGCAACACGGCCAAGGGCGACGAGGCCGCGCGATCCATCACCGGCGATGTCGAGGTGCGCAAGCTCGACCTGCAGGACCTCGCATCGGTGCGCGCGTTCGCCGACGGGGTCGACAACGTCGACGTGCTCGTGAACAACGCGGGCATCATGGCGGTCCCCTTCGCGCTGACCGTCGACGGGTTCGAGAGCCAGATCGGTACCAACCACCTCGGCCATTTCGCCCTGACGAACCTGCTGCTGCCCAAGATCACCGACCGCGTGGTGACCGTGTCCTCCGGCATGCATCTGATCGGCCAGATCAACCTCAAGGACCTGAACTGGAAGGCGCGGCCCTACTCGCCGTGGCGGGCCTACGGCCAGTCCAAGCTCGCCAATCTCCTGTTCACCAGCGAGTTGCAGAAGCGACTCGACGGGGCGGGGTCACCGCTGAAGGCGCACGCCGCCCACCCCGGTTATTCGGCGACAAACCTGCAGGGCAACACCGGACGCAAGCTGGGCGACGCGTTGATGACGTTCGGCAACAAGCTGGCGACCGACGCCGACTTCGGCGCCCGTCAGACGCTGTACGCGGTGGCCGAAGACCTGCCGGGCAATACATTCGTCGGGCCGCAGTTCGCGATGTGGGGTCCGACCGGGCCCACCCCGCTGCGCAGCCCGCTGGCTCGCGACGCCGAGAAGGCCGCTGGGCTGTGGGAGCTGTCCGAGCAGCTCACGGACACCAAGTTCGGGCTCTGATTTGGGGTTGAGCTGCGGCTGCGGCTACCCTGGCTGCTAATCACGGCGAGGGTGGGCAGCCACCGTTATCGACGCGAACCATCTAGAGGTTCCCTGGCCGTGCTCGACACGACACAGGAGTTGAACCCAATGGCCAAGAACGCGCCGAACAACATCGCCGCAGCAATCCGCACGGAAACCGGCAAGGGTGCGTCGCGCCGCGCGCGCCGCAACGGCAAGGTACCCACCGTCCTCTACGGCCACGGCAGCGAACCGCAGCACCTCGAGCTCAATGCCCACGACTTCGCCGCGGTGCTGCGCCACGCCGGCACCAACGCGGTGCTCACCCTCGACATCGAGGGCAAGGAGCAGCTCGCGCTGACCAAGGCGCTGACCCTGCACCCGATCCGCCGCAACATCACGCACGCCGACCTGCTGGTCGTGCGCCGCGGCGAGAAGGTCACCGTCGAGGTCAACGTCATTGTCGAGGGCGAAGCGGCGCCGGGCACGCTGGTCACCCAGGACAGCAACAGCATCGAGATCGAGGCCGACGTGCAGTCGATCCCGGAAAACCTCACCGTCTCGGTCGAGGGCGCCGAGATCGGCACCCAGTTCGCCGCGAGCGCGATCCCGCTGCCCGACGGTGTTTCGCTGGTCTCCGATCCCGAATTGCTCGTCGTCAACGTCGTCGCCGCCCCGACCGAGGAAGACCTCGAGGCCGAGGGCGCTGGCGAAGCCGCCGAGGGTGAAGCGGCCGAAGGCGAAGCCGCCGAGGGCGAAGCGGCCGAGGGCGAGGGCGAAGCCGGCGAGGCACCCGCCGCGGAATCCGAGTAGCACGCGATGGCCGAACCCCAACTTGTGGTCGGCCTCGGCAACCCCGGTCCGCAGTACGCCACCACGCGGCATAACCTCGGCTTCCTCGTCGCCGACATCCTCGCCGATCGCATCGGCTCGGGTTTCAAGGTGCACAAGAAGTCGGGGGCCGAGGTGGTCACCGGTCAGCTCGCCGGCCGTCCGGTGGTGCTCGCCAAGCCGCGCTGCTACATGAACGAGTCCGGGCGTCAGGTCGCGCCGCTGGCCAAGTTCTATTCGGTGGCGCCCGCCGACATCATCGTCATCCACGACGAGCTCGACATCGACTTCGGCCGCATCCGGCTGAAGTTCGGTGGCGGGGTCGCCGGGCACAACGGCCTGCGATCGGTGGGCTCGTCCCTGGGCTCCAACGACTTTCAGCGTGTCCGCATCGGAATCGGTCGCCCGCCCGGCCGGATGGAGGGCGCAGCGTTCGTGCTCGGCACGTTCACCTCGGCGGAGTGGAAAGAGGTGCCGACGATCTGCGAGCAGGCCGCCGACGCCACCGAACTGCTGATCTCCCAGGGGTTGGAGCCGGCGCAGAACACCGTGCACGCCTGGGGCTAGTACTGCGCGAACGTGGCACCGGCAGGCCAGGTTTGGCGCGCGCGGCCCGGGTCTCGGCTCCGAATCGTCGACGACACTGGCGCACAACCGACGTGCGGAGGAGCGATGCACATCACTGTCGATTACGAGCTGTGCGAAGGCCACGGTCAATGCATCCTGGCCGCGCCCGAGGTTTTCGACCTGCCCGACGACAGCGAGCAGGTGGTGCTCCTCGACCCAGATCCACCGCCGGTCGCATATGCCGCCGTCATTCAGGCCGCGGCAATGTGCCCCGCCCAGGCGCTTCGCATCGAGGACTGACGCCTCAGGGCGGCTGGCCGTCGGCCGTGTCGTCGAGCAGTCCGCACCGCCCGGCCAGCCCCGCCGCAGCGATCCGGTTGGTCACTCCGAGCTTGTGCAGCAAGGAGGCCACCATGCGCTTGGCGGTGCGCTCCGACACCAGCATCCGGTTGGCGATGTCGACGGTCTCCATGCCGGTCGACAACAGCACCCACAACTTGAGGTCGGCCGGGCTCAACGCGGCGAGCAGAGCCTCTGGCGGCTTGCGGATATTGCTCAGCAGGCCTTCGAGCACCTTGGTGTCGACGACGCGCATGCCCGCCGCGATCGTGTACAGCGGTCCGGCCAGCGCTTCTGGCCGAACCGCCTTGGAGAGGAATCCGTCGGCCCCCGACCGCAGCGCCTCCTCGGCCAGCTGCGGGTCGTCGGTGCCCGACAAGGCCAGGACGCGGGTCCGCGGATGACGTTTCTTGATGTGCCGGATGGCGGCGACGCCCCCAAGGGGTGGCATCGTCAGGTCGACGATCGCGACGTCTGCATCGCACGATGCGACCAGGTCGGCGGCCTCCTCGACGAAGGTCGTCCGCCCGCCGATGACGAACTGATCGCCCCAGTCGCGTGTCAGTAACAGCTCGAGCCCCTCGGCGAACAGTTCGTGGTCGTCGACGATCACCACCACGTAAGGCCGCTGGCTCATGGGCCGGATGCTAGATGCTGCGTCGAATCCGCGTCTATGGTCGGCGCGTGAACCGGTTCCCCTCGATCAGCTCCAGCGAGGACGGCTACGGCCTGGCGCATCTGGTGGTCGCGGTGCGCATCGCGGTAGTGGTGTCGATCATCGTCCTGGTGGCGGTCGGGCCGCACTGGCTGCGGGCCCAGCTCGCCGGCGTGGCCGTCGTGCTGGGCGTGGCGTTGGGCTATGCGGCGCTCATGATGACCAGGCCACAGTTCGAGGTTCGCCGCACTCGCTATTCGTGGCTCGTGACTGCCGCGGACGCGGTCCTCAGTTTGGCGGTGATCGCGCTGACGGGCGGTGTAGCGAGCCCGGTGGTAGCGGCACTGGTGATGGTCGTCGTCGCATCGGCGGCGCGGTTGTCGTTCCCCCAGACCGTGCTGGTGGCCGTGCTGGTAGGTCTCGGCTATATCGGTGTGACTGCGTGGATCAGCGCCGACACGTCGCTACCCGCAGCACCTCGCGTTTTGGGCGTGTGGTGGGCGTTGATGCTGGTGTTCGTCGCGCTTCTGGGCGGTGGTCTGTCCTTGCTCGTCGAGCGTGAGCAGCGGTCACTGACGCGCCTGGTCGTGGAAGCCGAGGCCGAGCACGCCGCGGCCGAGGAGGAACGCGATCTGCGCGCCCGGCTGCTGCGGTCCTATGAATCGCAGCAAGAGGGACTGCAGGTGTTACTGCACGAGTTCCGTACACCGGTGGCCTCGTTGGAGGCCCTGGCCGGTGCACTGACCGACGGCGCCTCACCGATGGAGCCAGCCGACCGTGACGCGGCGATCGCTCTGGCCGGCCGGCATGCCCGCCACCTCAACGACATGCTCGACGCGCTCGCCGACGTAGCACTGAGCAGACGTCCGACGTTCTCACCCGGCCGGCTACGACGCGTCGACGTCGCGGCTCTGATCGGCGAGGCGGCCGACGCGGCCGGGCTGACGAGCGCGCGCCTCGAGGTCGCAGTCACCGGGGATGTGTCGGCGGTCGACATTGACGCGCAAGGACTGCGCCGAGTGCTGACCAACCTGCTGGAGAACGCCGCGCGACATGGCCGTGGCCTGCCGATCGACGTCACGTGCGCGCGCACCGACACGAATCTCACCATCTCGGTGGCCGACCGCGGCCCCGGCGTGCCTGCGGAGAGCCTGGGCGACCTGACCGCAAAATTCGTCAGCCTCGGCGGCCAGCGCGGGACGGCCGGCCTCGGACTGTGGATCGTGCAGCAGATCGTCGAGGCGCTCGGCGGGTCACTGCGATTCTCGGCCCGAACGGGGGGCGGACTGGTCGCAACCTTCACGCTGCCGCTGAGCTGAACGGCCCGCACGGTCCACGCATTGGGCACGCGGGGGCCGCGAATGGCACGGCCGCCGAGTCTGCTCGGCGCTCTCGGAGTTCAGCATGACCACATGACCACTGCGGCGACGACGACGCACAAAGACATCGACCTGAGCGCCCGCGCGTTCTGGGCCAAACCCCCCGAAGAACGTGATCGGGCGTTCGAGGTGCTGCGCAGAGAGAACCCAGTGCCGTGGAGCCGGCCGGCCGAATCGGACCTGCTACCGCCCGAGCTCAACACCAGGGGCTTCTGGTCCCTGACCAAACAGGAGGACATCCGGATGGCCAGCCGCCATCCGGAGATCTTCTCCTCCGCCCAGGGCATCACGATGGAGGACTTCGCACCTGAGGCGGTCGAGATCGCCCAGTCCTTCATCGCGATGGATGCACCCCGGCACACCCAGCTGCGGGGCATCACGACCGACGCCTTCAAGCCGAAAAACGTCCGACGGCTCGAAGACTGGATCCGCGGGCACGCCCGCGATCTGGTCACCGAAATGGCCCACCTCGGCGAGGGTGACTTCGTCGAGCTGGTGTCGGTGAAACTGCCCGGACGCATCTTCGGCAGCTTCTTCGGGTTGCCGGAAGGCGACCTGCGTGACAAGGCGGTCCGCGCGGCGCAGCGCCTGGTGGGCTGGACCGACCCGAACATCCGCGGCGAGCAGAGCGAACTCGAGCTGTTCATGGCGGCCGTGATGGACCTCCATGAGGTCGCTTCAGTGTTGATCCCACAGCGGCGGACCAACCCCGGCGACGACCTGCTGACGTGGATGGTGCAGGCCGAGTTCGACGGCAAGAAGATGACCGACGACGAACTGAAGGCGTTCTTCGTCCTGCTGGGCGTCGCCGCCAACGACACCACCCGGCACGCCTCGGCGCACGCCATCTACACGTTGTCGAAGTTCCCCGACCAGCGTGCGTTGCTCGTCGAGGATGTCGAGGGTCGGGCCGGCACCGCCGTCGAGGAGGTGCTGCGCTGGTCCTCGCCGCTGCTGCACATGCGACGCACCGCCATGCAAGACATCACCGTCCGAGGATCGGAGATCAAGGCGGGCGACAAGGTGGTGCTGTGGTACTACTCGGGCAACCGCGACGAGGACGTCTTCGAGGACCCACACACCTTCAACATTTTGCGAAATCCCAACCCGCACATTGCCTTCGGTGGTGGCGGCCCACACTTCTGCCTCGGCGCTGCGCTCGCGCGCACCATGCTCAAGTCGTTGCTCACCGAGGTGTACACGCGGATCCCCGACATCTCGGCTCCCGAGCCCGACTTCGCGCTGGCCAACTTCATCAACGGCATCAACCGCCTGCCCGCCACCTGGACACCCGAGAAGCGCTGAGAGACGAGTCCCAGATGAAAACCAAAGCCGCGGTGCTATGGGGCCTGCACCAGAAGTGGGAGGTCGACGAGGTCGATCTCGACGACCCGAAGGAAGCCGAAGTCCTCGTCAAGCTGACGGCCAGTGGGCTGTGTCATTCTGACGACCACCTGGTCACCGGCGACATGCCGATGCAGTTGCCGGTGGTCGGCGGACATGAAGGCGCGGGCGTCGTCGTCGATGTCGGACCGGGGGTCACCGACGTCGCCGCGGGCGATTCCGTCGTGTTGAGCTTCATCCCGGCGTGCGGTCGCTGCGATCCCTGCTCGCGCGGGATGAGCAACCTGTGTGTGCTTGGTGCGGCGATCATCGCGGGCCCGCAACTCGACGGCACCTTCCGGTTTCATGCGAACGGGCAAGGGCTGGGCCAGATGTGCGTGCTCGGCACGTTCTCCGAGTACACGGTCGTTCCGGTCGCGTCGGTGATCAAGGTGGATTCGCGCACCGCCCTGGACACAGCTGCTCTCGTCGGCTGTGGCGTCACCACCGGGTACGGCAGCGCTGTACGCACCGGCGAGGTCCGCGACGGTGACACCGCCGTCGTGATGGGTGTCGGCGGCATCGGCATCAATGCCGTGCAGGGTGCCCGGATCGCCGGTGCGCGGGCCGTCGTCGCACTCGACCCGATCGAGTACAAACGCACCCGGTCGCTGGAGTTCGGCGCCACGCACACCGCGGCCACGGTCGAGGAGGCGCAGGCACTGGTGACCGATCTGACGCACGGGGCGATGGCCGACGTGTGCGTCGTCAGCACGGATTCAGCCGAAGGCGAGTACGTCGCCCAGGCACTGAGCCTGGTCGGCAAGCGGGGACGCGTGGTGATGACGGCGATCCCCCACCCGACCGACACCTCGGTCGATCTGTCGCTGTTCGACCTGACGCTCTATGAAAAGCAGGTCCGCGGTTCGCTGTTCGGCTCGTCGAATCCGCGCCACGACATTCCGCGGATGCTCGAGCTGTACCAGGCGGGCAAGCTGAAACTCAACGAGCTGATCACCCGTGAGTACACCCTCGAGGAGATCAACCAGGGGTACGCCGATATGCATGCCGGGGTGAACCTGCGCGGTCTGATCCGCTACTAGCGTCAGCCGTGCGTCTGACCCGCCAGCGTCGTGATCGGCGCCTCGGAGGTGAGTCGGTTGGCCACGAATTGTGCTGCCTGCGTCGTCAACCCGGCCTGCACGTACAGGCTGTGCGCGGACCTGTCGTCGCCACCGGAGCACACCGGATCGGCCCCGTTGCACAGGTCGATGGTCTTGTATCCGTACTGGGGGCTCAGCGACGTCAGCGGGCCGCCGAGCAACCGGATGGACGGGTTGCCGAACACGGCGACCGCGGCGACGTGATCGGCGGCGGCCGGCGGCAACAGGTTGGTGAAGCCGAGCGTCGGCTGGTTGGCGATCGCAAGCGCATCGATCACCGCGGCGCCCTGCGAGAAGCCGCCGAGCACGATCTTGGTGTCGGGGCAGGTCGCGACGGTGTTCTGGACGAATGCGCTGGCGTCGTTGGCGCCGTCGGCAGCGCGGAGGAAGTCGTACGAGGCCGGGTAGTTGACTGCGTACACGTCCACCGACTGCCCCGGCACCAACGGTCGCAGCGCATCGACGAACGCGTCGCCGACCCGCCCTATGCCCGCCGGCTCACCGGTGCCGCGCGCGAAGACGACCTGAACGTCGGCGCACTCGGCGGGCTGCGCCGAGGCGACACCCGTCGGGCCCGCCGGAAGCAATGCCGGTGCGACGACCGTCACACCCGAAACCAGCAGTGCCGCAACACCCAACAGCAAACCGCGCGTGACCCCTCGGCTGATCTTCATACCGGGCCAAACGCCGTCGAGCGGTGAATCTATTCCGTCTGCAATCAGAGTCCGCTGATGCCGCTGTCGACCACTTTGATCTGCTTGTGCGGGAACCGTCGCTCGGCGTACTCCTTTGCCACCGAGTTCGGCAGCACGTAGAGCGTCTCCATCTTTTCCTGCAGCGGCTTGAGGACCAGATCCATGAAGCCCTTGCGGTCGTCGAGGTACGGCTCGATGACGTCCTCTCCGGCCGGACACACCGCCAGGCAATAGGCCGCCTTGTAGTTGGCCTTGAAGGACAGGCTCTGCCACATCGAGGCGTTCTCGGAATCGCTGACTCGCGAACGGAAATCGGCCGCGTCTTCACTGTCGGCGATGGTCTGCACCCAGTCGGTGAATCCGCCCATGAACTCGCGGTAGTTGTGGGTGGAGCACGCGAAGAAGTCGAACTCCCCGTCCTTCTTGATGGCACCGACCGGGCAGGCCGCGACACAGAGCTTGCATTCCAGGCACGGCGAATAGTCAAGCGGCTCACCGTAACTGCTGACCGGCGCGGCCACAAGCACCGTGCCGAGAAGGATGAAGTTGCCGAACTTCGGGTGAATCACGTTGCGGTGGATGCCCATCACGCCGAGGCCGGAGGCTACCGCGACAGGTTTGTGCGCCACCACCCAGATGCGACCGGGGAACCGGTCCATCTCTATGGGAAACGACATCGACGGATTGATGGCGCGGTAGCCGGCATCTTGCAGCGCGCGGGTGATGCGGTGCGCGGCCTCGTTCATGATCTCGCCGCTGCGGTGGAACTCCTGATTGGCGACGCTGCGCGCGGTGGAGCGGACGTTGTCGCGGTTCATCTTGACGACCAGGGAGATGTAGCTTGCGACGCCGGGCAAGGCCTCGTCGACATGTTCACGTTCGGAGGCGAGGTCGGGGTTGTCGACGCTGGCGAACGCGACGTCGTCGACGCCCGCATCGAGACAGACCTGACGTAGCCAGTCGGCGTCGATGACGCCTGGCTTCTCGGTTTTGCGTGCCCGCACCTTGCGCACTGTCGGGTGGTCGGCGAGCCGAGCGGAGACTCTGTCGGTCATGCTAGGTATAGTACACAATACTCAGATGTTCGGTAGCCGTAAGAAGGCTGAACCGACGCGTAAAGAAACCGTTCAGACGACGCTTTCGCATCGCGAACGGGCGTACACCGGAAGCATGTCCAACAGCCACAACGGCGTACTGAGGTGTGCCTGGCATCAGCTTCTCGACGGTGATCGACGGTGGGGATCAATCGACGTGCGCCCCGACCGGTTCGGCGTGACGCGCTATCGACTGGTCGTGTATCCGCCGGGCATCAGCCGAACCGAGCGACGCCGCCTCCGCGTCGCCCGGGGCTGGCCCCTGTGGGGTGTGGCGGCCTGGATCATCGCCGAGATCTATCTGGTCGGTGCCCTCGATCCGTGGATAGCGCTCGCGCTTTCGATCGGTGTCACGCTCGGGCTGGGTCTCATCGCTTCGGCGCTGGCGGGACCATTGCGCACCCAGGTCCGCACCATGACCGCCGCGGTTTTGGTCGGCCGACCGGATCTGGGATCGACCGCGGAGCGGGACATGATTCAGCGCTTGGGCGCGCGGTTGATCAGAGCCGACGAGGGCCTCGCCGACGCGGCGTTGAGCGCGGCCGAACACGAGTCGATCTGGTGGGCCGTCTACGACGAGATGGCGCCGGCACTGGCTGATTCGACGCTGCGCGAACCTGGGCGGAGCGCGTGATGATCGAACTGCTTCAGGTGCTCACCCTGATGTTGGTCCCCGTCGCGTATTTCCTCACGATCAGGACGATCATCGGCCGTCAGAATCGAATCGCGGAAGAAACTGGTCGATGCCAGCGTCGGACGCGGATCACAGAAACGAGTTCTCCGCGCTGAGTCCGCGTTCGGGGAAAGCGCCCAGCGCGAAAGTCTCGGCGTTGCCCAGCCCGACTCCACCCCCGACGGGGTCCTCGACGCGCACCAGCAGATCGCGCAGCTGATGGAGTTCGCGCGCCTTCTCGGGTTTGTCACAGTCGGTGACGTGGTTGCCCTCGACCCTGAGATCGCCCACCCATTGGCCGTACACCCAGTCGTTCCAGCCGTAATAGCCCGCGGTTCCAAGGTGAAAGCCGCCCGGCCCGGCCGCGGTGATGGTCAGCGGCCGCTTGGACCCGTCGGCATCGATGAGGGTGACGGTGCCGTGGGTGAAGCGGCGGTTGTCGTCCTGAAAGTGCATGTCC
The sequence above is drawn from the Mycobacterium gallinarum genome and encodes:
- a CDS encoding ferredoxin yields the protein MHITVDYELCEGHGQCILAAPEVFDLPDDSEQVVLLDPDPPPVAYAAVIQAAAMCPAQALRIED
- a CDS encoding NDMA-dependent alcohol dehydrogenase, which encodes MKTKAAVLWGLHQKWEVDEVDLDDPKEAEVLVKLTASGLCHSDDHLVTGDMPMQLPVVGGHEGAGVVVDVGPGVTDVAAGDSVVLSFIPACGRCDPCSRGMSNLCVLGAAIIAGPQLDGTFRFHANGQGLGQMCVLGTFSEYTVVPVASVIKVDSRTALDTAALVGCGVTTGYGSAVRTGEVRDGDTAVVMGVGGIGINAVQGARIAGARAVVALDPIEYKRTRSLEFGATHTAATVEEAQALVTDLTHGAMADVCVVSTDSAEGEYVAQALSLVGKRGRVVMTAIPHPTDTSVDLSLFDLTLYEKQVRGSLFGSSNPRHDIPRMLELYQAGKLKLNELITREYTLEEINQGYADMHAGVNLRGLIRY
- a CDS encoding response regulator transcription factor; the protein is MSQRPYVVVIVDDHELFAEGLELLLTRDWGDQFVIGGRTTFVEEAADLVASCDADVAIVDLTMPPLGGVAAIRHIKKRHPRTRVLALSGTDDPQLAEEALRSGADGFLSKAVRPEALAGPLYTIAAGMRVVDTKVLEGLLSNIRKPPEALLAALSPADLKLWVLLSTGMETVDIANRMLVSERTAKRMVASLLHKLGVTNRIAAAGLAGRCGLLDDTADGQPP
- a CDS encoding 50S ribosomal protein L25/general stress protein Ctc, which translates into the protein MAKNAPNNIAAAIRTETGKGASRRARRNGKVPTVLYGHGSEPQHLELNAHDFAAVLRHAGTNAVLTLDIEGKEQLALTKALTLHPIRRNITHADLLVVRRGEKVTVEVNVIVEGEAAPGTLVTQDSNSIEIEADVQSIPENLTVSVEGAEIGTQFAASAIPLPDGVSLVSDPELLVVNVVAAPTEEDLEAEGAGEAAEGEAAEGEAAEGEAAEGEGEAGEAPAAESE
- a CDS encoding sensor histidine kinase produces the protein MNRFPSISSSEDGYGLAHLVVAVRIAVVVSIIVLVAVGPHWLRAQLAGVAVVLGVALGYAALMMTRPQFEVRRTRYSWLVTAADAVLSLAVIALTGGVASPVVAALVMVVVASAARLSFPQTVLVAVLVGLGYIGVTAWISADTSLPAAPRVLGVWWALMLVFVALLGGGLSLLVEREQRSLTRLVVEAEAEHAAAEEERDLRARLLRSYESQQEGLQVLLHEFRTPVASLEALAGALTDGASPMEPADRDAAIALAGRHARHLNDMLDALADVALSRRPTFSPGRLRRVDVAALIGEAADAAGLTSARLEVAVTGDVSAVDIDAQGLRRVLTNLLENAARHGRGLPIDVTCARTDTNLTISVADRGPGVPAESLGDLTAKFVSLGGQRGTAGLGLWIVQQIVEALGGSLRFSARTGGGLVATFTLPLS
- the pth gene encoding aminoacyl-tRNA hydrolase, which translates into the protein MAEPQLVVGLGNPGPQYATTRHNLGFLVADILADRIGSGFKVHKKSGAEVVTGQLAGRPVVLAKPRCYMNESGRQVAPLAKFYSVAPADIIVIHDELDIDFGRIRLKFGGGVAGHNGLRSVGSSLGSNDFQRVRIGIGRPPGRMEGAAFVLGTFTSAEWKEVPTICEQAADATELLISQGLEPAQNTVHAWG
- a CDS encoding oxidoreductase translates to MSQWTAADLPSFAGRTVIVTGANSGLGLITARELAGVGAKTILAVRNTAKGDEAARSITGDVEVRKLDLQDLASVRAFADGVDNVDVLVNNAGIMAVPFALTVDGFESQIGTNHLGHFALTNLLLPKITDRVVTVSSGMHLIGQINLKDLNWKARPYSPWRAYGQSKLANLLFTSELQKRLDGAGSPLKAHAAHPGYSATNLQGNTGRKLGDALMTFGNKLATDADFGARQTLYAVAEDLPGNTFVGPQFAMWGPTGPTPLRSPLARDAEKAAGLWELSEQLTDTKFGL
- a CDS encoding epoxyqueuosine reductase, with the translated sequence MTDRVSARLADHPTVRKVRARKTEKPGVIDADWLRQVCLDAGVDDVAFASVDNPDLASEREHVDEALPGVASYISLVVKMNRDNVRSTARSVANQEFHRSGEIMNEAAHRITRALQDAGYRAINPSMSFPIEMDRFPGRIWVVAHKPVAVASGLGVMGIHRNVIHPKFGNFILLGTVLVAAPVSSYGEPLDYSPCLECKLCVAACPVGAIKKDGEFDFFACSTHNYREFMGGFTDWVQTIADSEDAADFRSRVSDSENASMWQSLSFKANYKAAYCLAVCPAGEDVIEPYLDDRKGFMDLVLKPLQEKMETLYVLPNSVAKEYAERRFPHKQIKVVDSGISGL
- a CDS encoding cutinase family protein; its protein translation is MKISRGVTRGLLLGVAALLVSGVTVVAPALLPAGPTGVASAQPAECADVQVVFARGTGEPAGIGRVGDAFVDALRPLVPGQSVDVYAVNYPASYDFLRAADGANDASAFVQNTVATCPDTKIVLGGFSQGAAVIDALAIANQPTLGFTNLLPPAAADHVAAVAVFGNPSIRLLGGPLTSLSPQYGYKTIDLCNGADPVCSGGDDRSAHSLYVQAGLTTQAAQFVANRLTSEAPITTLAGQTHG
- a CDS encoding cytochrome P450 — its product is MTTAATTTHKDIDLSARAFWAKPPEERDRAFEVLRRENPVPWSRPAESDLLPPELNTRGFWSLTKQEDIRMASRHPEIFSSAQGITMEDFAPEAVEIAQSFIAMDAPRHTQLRGITTDAFKPKNVRRLEDWIRGHARDLVTEMAHLGEGDFVELVSVKLPGRIFGSFFGLPEGDLRDKAVRAAQRLVGWTDPNIRGEQSELELFMAAVMDLHEVASVLIPQRRTNPGDDLLTWMVQAEFDGKKMTDDELKAFFVLLGVAANDTTRHASAHAIYTLSKFPDQRALLVEDVEGRAGTAVEEVLRWSSPLLHMRRTAMQDITVRGSEIKAGDKVVLWYYSGNRDEDVFEDPHTFNILRNPNPHIAFGGGGPHFCLGAALARTMLKSLLTEVYTRIPDISAPEPDFALANFINGINRLPATWTPEKR
- a CDS encoding DUF6611 family protein; amino-acid sequence: MFGSRKKAEPTRKETVQTTLSHRERAYTGSMSNSHNGVLRCAWHQLLDGDRRWGSIDVRPDRFGVTRYRLVVYPPGISRTERRRLRVARGWPLWGVAAWIIAEIYLVGALDPWIALALSIGVTLGLGLIASALAGPLRTQVRTMTAAVLVGRPDLGSTAERDMIQRLGARLIRADEGLADAALSAAEHESIWWAVYDEMAPALADSTLREPGRSA